A genomic window from Methanobrevibacter sp. TLL-48-HuF1 includes:
- a CDS encoding glycosyltransferase family 2 protein codes for MKTAVLIPCYNEELTIKKVILDFKKALPKADIYVYDNNSTDNSYEIAKDTGAIVKREYRQGKGNVVRSMFRDIDADCYILVDGDDTYPAEASKEIEELILSKKADMVIGDRLSSTYFEENKRRFHNSGNKLVRKLINTIFNSDISDIMTGMRGFSYEFVKSFPISSKEFEIETEMTIFALNHNFLIKELPIEYRDRMDGSESKLNTFSDGYKVISLLFGLFRDIRPLFFFSLVTLVLLIIAGLYFFPILIDFYRTGFVEKVPTLITVGVVAIVAVIIFFTGVVLHVIRKQHDENFEHHLNLIAQNKKR; via the coding sequence ATGAAAACTGCAGTTTTAATCCCCTGTTATAATGAGGAACTTACAATAAAAAAAGTTATCCTGGATTTTAAAAAAGCCTTACCTAAGGCAGATATTTATGTCTATGATAATAATTCAACAGATAATTCTTATGAAATAGCTAAAGACACAGGAGCTATTGTAAAAAGAGAATATAGACAAGGTAAGGGAAATGTTGTAAGATCCATGTTTAGAGATATTGATGCGGACTGTTATATTTTAGTTGATGGTGATGATACCTATCCTGCTGAGGCATCAAAAGAAATAGAAGAGTTAATTCTATCTAAAAAAGCGGATATGGTAATTGGAGACAGGCTGTCCAGTACTTATTTTGAAGAAAACAAAAGAAGATTTCATAATTCAGGAAATAAACTGGTTAGAAAACTTATAAACACTATTTTTAACAGTGATATTTCAGATATCATGACCGGTATGAGAGGATTTAGCTATGAATTTGTTAAATCATTTCCTATTTCATCTAAAGAATTTGAAATTGAAACTGAAATGACTATTTTTGCACTAAATCATAATTTTTTAATTAAGGAACTGCCAATAGAATATAGGGACAGAATGGATGGCAGTGAATCTAAATTAAATACTTTCAGTGATGGTTATAAGGTTATTAGCTTGCTTTTCGGACTTTTCAGAGATATAAGACCTTTGTTTTTCTTTTCTTTAGTAACGTTAGTTCTTTTAATAATAGCTGGTCTGTACTTTTTCCCGATTTTAATTGATTTTTATAGAACCGGATTTGTGGAAAAGGTTCCTACACTTATTACTGTAGGAGTAGTAGCTATTGTAGCTGTTATTATATTTTTCACAGGTGTTGTTTTGCATGTTATTAGAAAACAGCATGATGAAAACTTTGAACATCATTTAAATTTAATAGCTCAAAATAAAAAAAGGTAA
- a CDS encoding GtrA family protein yields the protein MDKLINKLFRKSTDNIFLQMFRYLFVGTASFLIDFIIYLSLINFLGQNYLISAAIAFFISVLANYYMSTSWVFNQTDRNNKVLDFNLFILISFIGLIFTEILLYAFVDYGNINYIWSKIIASIIVMFWNFTARRVMFYGKKL from the coding sequence ATGGATAAATTAATTAATAAGTTATTTAGAAAAAGTACTGACAACATTTTCTTACAAATGTTTAGATACCTATTTGTAGGAACTGCATCTTTTTTAATAGATTTCATTATTTATTTATCATTAATTAACTTTTTAGGACAAAATTATTTAATTTCAGCAGCTATTGCTTTTTTTATATCAGTGCTGGCTAATTATTACATGTCTACTTCATGGGTATTTAATCAGACAGACAGAAATAATAAGGTTCTGGATTTCAATTTATTTATTTTAATCAGCTTTATCGGGCTTATTTTTACTGAAATATTATTATACGCATTTGTAGACTATGGAAATATAAACTACATCTGGTCTAAAATTATAGCATCCATTATAGTAATGTTCTGGAATTTCACAGCACGTAGAGTTATGTTTTATGGGAAAAAACTTTAA
- a CDS encoding glycosyltransferase family 39 protein, whose product MGKNFKLEIIMKNLNKEDKLGKILFIISIITLLYVSYIGFTKLGMWYDEIYSLGMVKSPFNDFINFAFLDVHPPLYYLIFKVFYKIGVFLGINPIIVGKFTSLLPFYLILVLAATKVRKNWGYLTAGLFAFCIVSMPQLMNFAVELRMYSWGLFFVTASFIYAYDILNKNSTWKSWGILTLLTIASAYTHYFSAVASFVIYLFLLADLIRNNKNELKKYFTSAIIAILSFTPWLIILKQQAASVSSSYWIAPITLNKILGYFWFVLSPDNQVINANQIAAFSVLGLLLLIGVIVLLIKSDKKDTYGILIAVCVPIIGIILSLIIKPVFHPRYLIPVLGCLWLGVSILLGKNFSNKKIFIPIFVIILLVASVGCVNFTQTQINDQINDSNKIQSLEETFGSGNLIIYDAFVPYFEMNSYYLTDDHNFMLTVTEDKDFNTTANQISDVLADPGIQNEISHGSKVFFINYKHYDNEITLNHDTYNLKKLPIDLDKYTAYEVEIK is encoded by the coding sequence ATGGGAAAAAACTTTAAGTTGGAAATTATTATGAAAAATTTAAATAAAGAAGACAAATTAGGAAAAATACTTTTTATAATAAGCATAATTACATTGCTTTATGTTTCCTATATTGGATTTACAAAATTAGGAATGTGGTATGATGAAATATACTCTTTGGGAATGGTTAAATCTCCATTTAATGATTTTATTAATTTTGCTTTTCTTGATGTCCACCCTCCACTTTATTATCTGATTTTTAAAGTATTTTACAAAATCGGAGTCTTTTTAGGAATAAATCCGATTATAGTAGGTAAATTCACCTCACTGCTTCCATTTTATTTAATACTTGTACTAGCAGCAACGAAAGTTAGGAAAAACTGGGGATACTTAACTGCAGGTTTATTTGCTTTTTGTATAGTTAGCATGCCTCAGCTAATGAATTTTGCTGTTGAATTAAGAATGTACAGCTGGGGACTGTTCTTTGTAACAGCAAGTTTTATTTATGCTTATGATATTTTAAATAAAAACTCAACATGGAAAAGCTGGGGAATTTTAACTTTACTAACAATAGCTTCTGCTTACACACATTATTTCTCAGCAGTAGCTTCATTTGTCATTTATTTATTTTTACTTGCTGATTTAATTAGAAATAATAAAAATGAGCTTAAAAAATACTTCACATCAGCAATTATAGCTATTTTAAGTTTTACACCATGGCTGATTATTCTAAAACAACAGGCTGCAAGTGTAAGCAGCAGTTACTGGATAGCTCCAATTACACTAAATAAGATTTTAGGATATTTCTGGTTTGTTTTATCACCGGATAATCAGGTTATTAATGCAAATCAGATAGCTGCATTTTCTGTTTTAGGATTATTACTTCTAATTGGAGTTATTGTTCTACTAATTAAAAGTGATAAAAAAGACACCTACGGGATTTTAATTGCTGTTTGTGTTCCGATTATCGGAATAATCTTATCTTTAATTATCAAACCTGTTTTTCATCCACGTTATTTAATACCTGTTTTAGGATGTTTATGGTTGGGAGTAAGTATTTTACTTGGCAAAAACTTCAGCAATAAAAAGATATTTATTCCAATTTTCGTGATTATCTTACTTGTAGCTTCAGTTGGCTGTGTTAATTTTACACAAACTCAAATTAACGACCAAATTAATGACAGCAATAAAATACAGTCACTAGAAGAAACCTTTGGTAGTGGAAATCTTATTATTTATGATGCTTTTGTTCCGTACTTTGAGATGAATTCCTATTATCTGACAGATGACCATAATTTTATGCTGACAGTAACAGAGGATAAAGATTTTAATACTACTGCTAATCAGATTAGTGATGTTTTAGCTGACCCAGGTATTCAAAATGAAATATCTCATGGAAGTAAAGTCTTTTTCATAAATTATAAACATTATGATAATGAAATAACTCTAAATCATGATACATATAATCTTAAAAAGCTTCCAATAGACTTAGATAAATACACTGCTTATGAAGTTGAAATTAAATAA
- the purE gene encoding 5-(carboxyamino)imidazole ribonucleotide mutase, whose amino-acid sequence MTPKVMIILGSGSDIAIAEKSMKILEKLEIPYSLKIASAHRTPDLVRELVVQGTNAGIKVFIGIAGLAAHLPGAIAAYTHKPVIGVPVDVKVSGLDALYSSVQMPYPSPVATVGIDRGDNGAILAAQILGLYDEDIRRKVIELKEEYKQKVIRSNEEIVQKIDNPHITNDFLRIKNLELNESTEEFKGSCINKDADVVIIVGRHTDLITGKKVSVTLDRLKIPYDMQVICPIRSGKKFRAYVNTMKNAKIFIGINSNSSQVSGGLVGLTEKPVIGVPCENELGNNYLLSTVNMPPGVPVATVGVNNGRNAAVLSGEILSINNPVLLELLEKLKNKKINL is encoded by the coding sequence ATGACACCAAAAGTAATGATAATTCTGGGAAGTGGGTCAGATATTGCTATCGCTGAAAAAAGTATGAAGATTTTGGAAAAACTTGAAATACCATATAGTTTGAAAATAGCTTCAGCACATAGAACACCTGATCTTGTAAGAGAACTTGTTGTACAGGGAACCAATGCAGGTATAAAAGTATTTATTGGAATTGCAGGATTAGCTGCTCACCTTCCGGGTGCAATAGCTGCATATACTCACAAACCGGTTATTGGAGTTCCTGTAGATGTTAAAGTTAGCGGACTGGATGCACTATATTCTTCAGTCCAAATGCCTTATCCTTCTCCAGTAGCTACTGTTGGAATTGACAGGGGAGATAACGGAGCTATTTTAGCTGCACAAATCTTAGGACTTTATGATGAGGACATACGCAGAAAAGTAATAGAACTAAAAGAGGAATACAAGCAAAAAGTTATTAGAAGCAATGAAGAAATTGTTCAAAAAATAGACAATCCACATATTACTAATGACTTTTTAAGGATTAAAAACCTTGAATTAAATGAATCTACAGAAGAATTTAAAGGCAGCTGCATTAATAAAGATGCAGATGTAGTTATTATTGTTGGAAGACATACTGATTTGATTACTGGAAAAAAAGTAAGTGTTACACTAGACAGACTTAAAATACCTTATGATATGCAAGTAATTTGTCCAATCAGATCAGGCAAAAAATTCAGAGCATATGTAAACACTATGAAAAATGCTAAAATATTTATTGGAATCAATTCCAATTCTTCTCAAGTAAGTGGAGGTCTTGTAGGTCTTACTGAAAAGCCGGTTATTGGAGTTCCATGTGAAAACGAACTTGGAAACAATTACCTACTTTCAACTGTAAATATGCCTCCTGGAGTGCCTGTAGCTACTGTTGGTGTTAACAATGGTCGGAATGCAGCTGTTTTAAGTGGTGAAATACTTTCTATTAACAATCCTGTTCTTTTAGAGCTTTTAGAAAAATTAAAAAATAAAAAAATCAACTTATAA
- a CDS encoding UbiD family decarboxylase encodes MDIKDENIIEITAELSSEFEVAKELRKYPKDTVIIKNVKGYDLPIISGICNTREKIAKSINCEVSEITQKIIEASDNPIKVDKFTDFSDYNTTEANLDKIPILTHYKRDGGKYITAGVVFARDPETGIQNASIHRMLVLDDKRLAIRIVPRNLYTYFQKAQKLGKDLEIAIAIGMDPAILLASTTSIPIDYNEMDVANAFKNGELTLIKCGDLEVPQADIILEGKISVSETTSEGPFVDLTDTYDIIRDQPVISLSKMHIKKDNPYYHGILPAGFEHKLLQGLPQEPRIFKSVKNAVPTVENVVLTEGGCCWLHAAISINKQTEGDGKNAIMAALSAHPSLKHAVVVDTDVDVFDPQDIEYAIATRVKGDRDLMIVPNVRGSSLDPVAQSDGTTTKIGLDATKSLKTLDKFERVSFGE; translated from the coding sequence ATGGATATTAAAGATGAAAACATTATTGAAATAACAGCAGAGCTTTCAAGTGAATTTGAAGTAGCCAAAGAGTTAAGGAAATATCCTAAAGACACTGTTATTATAAAAAATGTAAAAGGATATGATTTGCCAATTATTTCCGGAATCTGCAATACAAGAGAAAAAATAGCTAAATCTATTAATTGTGAAGTAAGTGAAATTACTCAAAAAATCATAGAAGCTAGTGATAATCCAATTAAAGTAGATAAATTTACTGACTTTTCAGATTATAACACTACAGAAGCTAATTTAGATAAAATACCTATTTTAACTCATTATAAAAGAGACGGCGGAAAGTACATTACTGCAGGCGTAGTATTTGCACGTGACCCTGAAACTGGCATTCAAAATGCATCAATTCACAGAATGCTTGTTTTAGATGATAAAAGATTAGCTATTAGGATTGTTCCAAGAAATCTCTACACTTATTTCCAAAAAGCCCAAAAATTAGGCAAAGATCTGGAAATTGCAATTGCTATTGGAATGGATCCTGCAATTTTACTTGCAAGTACAACTTCAATTCCAATTGATTACAATGAAATGGATGTAGCTAATGCATTTAAAAATGGAGAACTGACCCTAATTAAATGCGGAGACTTGGAAGTTCCTCAGGCAGACATTATTTTAGAAGGTAAAATATCTGTAAGTGAAACTACATCAGAAGGTCCATTTGTAGATTTAACTGATACTTATGATATTATTCGTGATCAGCCAGTTATCAGCTTAAGCAAAATGCATATTAAAAAGGACAATCCTTATTATCATGGAATTCTACCTGCTGGATTTGAACATAAATTATTGCAGGGCCTTCCTCAGGAACCTAGAATTTTCAAATCTGTTAAAAATGCAGTTCCAACTGTTGAAAATGTTGTTTTAACAGAAGGAGGTTGTTGCTGGTTACATGCAGCTATTTCCATTAACAAACAAACAGAAGGAGACGGAAAAAATGCAATTATGGCTGCATTGTCTGCACATCCTTCACTTAAACATGCAGTTGTTGTAGACACTGATGTAGACGTGTTTGATCCTCAGGATATTGAATATGCAATAGCTACCCGTGTAAAAGGAGACAGAGATTTAATGATTGTTCCTAATGTACGTGGTTCATCTCTTGATCCAGTAGCCCAAAGTGACGGTACAACAACAAAAATAGGTTTGGATGCTACCAAATCCTTAAAAACCTTAGATAAATTTGAAAGAGTTAGTTTTGGAGAGTAA
- a CDS encoding DUF6056 family protein — MNIKKYKNYLFLLPFLFLFLILLNWHYSIGLSADDLFFYTIPQESDIISFVTERYDIWSSRTLIEYVLCHILQLPLILWWYLDSLIFTFIGILTFKLIDGKNKSFYATLSCVLCLSFIFSSYYALSSAGFITTSINYAWPLFSGLLAIYILKNYTANDTGKIKRILAYIISVLCLLFAVNNEQLAVILLGLFVLYYLFNYKTEINKKCYLIGLSAVIGIINTIICPGVPKRFISELKWFHDYLQLNLLNKLNIGLSSIINRCVTWCDLTTLILLGIIAVSVYLLTKNKKKAMISLIPFIIASGFWILTLTDNLMLLQIMNANIARYGYVPISLKRMILSLTIYGIFIMTFLYGLYIIYKNQKSVLWPVYSIMFVGFASTIMFGFTPSIPPMERMYIFFYYGNMLAILIFIKQIIEKRIKT; from the coding sequence ATGAATATTAAAAAGTATAAGAATTATTTATTCTTATTACCTTTTCTATTTTTATTTCTAATTTTATTGAATTGGCACTATTCGATTGGATTATCAGCAGATGACTTATTTTTTTATACCATTCCTCAGGAATCAGATATTATAAGCTTTGTTACAGAAAGATATGATATTTGGAGCTCCAGAACACTGATTGAATATGTTTTATGTCATATTTTACAATTGCCCCTTATACTTTGGTGGTATTTAGACAGTTTAATTTTCACGTTTATTGGCATATTAACTTTTAAACTCATTGACGGTAAAAATAAGAGTTTTTATGCTACATTATCTTGCGTATTGTGTTTATCCTTTATATTTTCAAGTTATTATGCTTTAAGCTCAGCCGGATTTATTACAACTAGTATTAATTATGCCTGGCCATTGTTCAGCGGATTACTGGCTATATATATTTTAAAAAATTATACTGCAAATGATACCGGCAAAATAAAAAGAATATTAGCTTATATAATTTCAGTACTTTGTCTGCTGTTTGCAGTAAATAACGAACAGCTAGCTGTTATTTTACTCGGATTGTTTGTACTGTATTATCTGTTTAACTATAAAACAGAAATCAATAAAAAATGTTATTTAATAGGATTATCAGCAGTTATAGGAATTATTAATACTATTATCTGTCCAGGAGTTCCTAAACGATTTATTTCAGAATTAAAATGGTTTCATGATTATTTACAGCTAAATTTACTAAATAAACTAAATATTGGTCTATCCTCTATTATAAACAGATGTGTTACATGGTGTGATCTTACAACATTAATATTACTGGGAATTATTGCAGTAAGTGTTTATTTACTTACTAAAAATAAGAAAAAAGCAATGATATCTTTAATTCCATTTATAATAGCTAGTGGATTTTGGATTCTTACACTAACTGATAACTTAATGCTTCTTCAAATAATGAATGCCAATATTGCTCGCTACGGTTATGTTCCAATAAGTTTAAAAAGAATGATTTTAAGCTTAACAATTTATGGAATTTTTATTATGACATTCCTATATGGATTATATATAATCTATAAAAATCAAAAAAGTGTTTTATGGCCAGTATACAGTATAATGTTTGTTGGATTTGCCTCTACAATAATGTTTGGTTTTACTCCATCAATTCCGCCAATGGAGAGAATGTACATATTCTTTTATTATGGAAATATGTTAGCTATTCTTATATTCATTAAACAAATTATAGAAAAAAGAATTAAAACCTGA
- the amrS gene encoding AmmeMemoRadiSam system radical SAM enzyme translates to MLVSSNLFKKSSKSRKVRCEICANYCKIADGSYGICKQHKNINGELFDESFGVVSSLNADPIEKKPLYHFLPGTLTYSVGGFGCNMGCLHCQNYMISQEFDKISDKFNILPETIVENAINQGCKSIAWTYNEPTIHLPFNKKTSLLAKRKNLKIVYVSNGYMSDQSLSEILNFVDAFNIDLKSMSQNFYKKICKADLNIVLDNLKRIYDADKHLEITNLLINGYNDLTEEITKLANFIADNLGCDIPLHFSRAFPYYKLNDISPTAEDKLFEAKRIADDCGLEYVYIGNLDCDANTYCPDCGEILLKRNNYSTEVLNNDKKCIKCGKELNIRF, encoded by the coding sequence ATGTTAGTTAGCAGCAATCTTTTTAAGAAAAGTTCAAAGTCACGAAAAGTAAGATGTGAGATTTGCGCCAATTATTGTAAAATAGCTGACGGATCTTATGGGATTTGTAAACAGCATAAAAACATTAATGGAGAGTTATTTGATGAAAGTTTTGGAGTAGTCTCTTCTTTAAATGCTGATCCTATTGAAAAAAAGCCGCTATATCATTTTTTACCTGGAACTTTAACATACTCTGTAGGTGGTTTTGGGTGTAATATGGGCTGTTTGCACTGTCAGAACTACATGATTTCACAGGAATTTGATAAAATTTCTGATAAGTTTAATATACTTCCAGAAACAATTGTGGAAAATGCAATTAATCAAGGTTGCAAGTCAATTGCATGGACCTATAATGAACCTACTATACATTTACCATTCAACAAAAAAACTTCACTGCTGGCTAAAAGGAAAAATCTTAAAATTGTCTATGTAAGTAACGGGTATATGTCTGACCAGTCTTTAAGCGAAATTTTAAATTTTGTTGATGCGTTCAATATAGACTTGAAATCCATGTCTCAAAATTTTTATAAAAAAATATGCAAGGCAGATTTAAACATTGTTTTAGATAATTTAAAAAGAATTTATGATGCAGATAAACACCTGGAAATTACAAATCTGCTTATAAATGGATATAATGATTTAACAGAAGAAATTACAAAATTAGCTAATTTCATTGCTGATAATCTAGGTTGTGATATTCCGCTGCATTTTTCAAGAGCATTTCCATACTATAAATTAAATGATATTTCACCGACAGCTGAAGATAAATTATTTGAAGCTAAAAGAATAGCTGATGACTGCGGGCTTGAATATGTTTATATTGGAAATTTAGACTGTGATGCAAATACTTACTGTCCTGATTGTGGTGAAATCCTTTTAAAAAGAAATAATTATTCTACAGAAGTTTTAAATAATGATAAAAAATGCATAAAATGTGGAAAAGAATTAAATATCAGGTTTTAA
- the thiL gene encoding thiamine-phosphate kinase — translation MTLKVSDIGEKELIKYILANCKTITPDDTAVTPIANTNLISTCDMLIQSKHFPENMSYFQMGFKSVTVNVSDLAAMGATPLGFLLSIALPKDFEVDNFKQIIKGVLKACEYYDISLIGGDTNEASEIIISGTALGLCDSPLMKNTSKKGDLVVLTGKIGLAALGFNLEDKNIYTKKALEPIAKIKEGINIKNAGGTSATDITDGLASELYEMKREDIGFMIYEDKLNVSSEFKSLAAELNLDYLDLLFHVGEDFELVFTIDRKNLDKLDFNYQVIGEITDSKKVEITLSDSTVKEITSRGYDHYVS, via the coding sequence ATGACTTTAAAGGTCTCAGATATTGGTGAAAAGGAATTAATTAAGTATATTCTAGCTAATTGTAAAACTATAACTCCAGATGACACTGCAGTTACTCCAATAGCTAATACTAATTTAATTTCTACTTGTGATATGCTTATTCAATCAAAGCATTTCCCTGAAAACATGTCTTATTTTCAAATGGGTTTTAAAAGCGTAACTGTTAATGTCAGTGATTTGGCAGCTATGGGAGCTACTCCTTTAGGCTTTTTATTGTCAATAGCTCTTCCAAAAGACTTTGAAGTTGATAATTTTAAACAAATCATTAAAGGAGTTCTGAAAGCCTGCGAATATTATGATATTTCTTTAATTGGGGGAGATACTAATGAAGCCAGTGAAATTATAATATCCGGAACTGCACTTGGTCTTTGTGATAGTCCATTAATGAAAAACACTTCTAAAAAAGGGGATCTGGTAGTTTTAACAGGTAAGATTGGACTTGCTGCTTTAGGTTTTAATTTGGAAGATAAGAACATATACACTAAAAAGGCTTTGGAACCAATAGCTAAGATTAAAGAAGGAATTAATATTAAAAATGCAGGTGGAACTTCAGCTACTGATATTACTGACGGGTTAGCTAGTGAACTTTATGAAATGAAAAGGGAAGATATTGGATTTATGATTTATGAAGACAAATTAAATGTTTCCAGTGAATTTAAGTCACTGGCTGCTGAGCTAAATCTTGATTATCTTGATTTGCTTTTCCATGTTGGCGAAGATTTTGAACTTGTTTTTACAATAGATAGAAAGAATTTAGACAAGTTAGATTTTAATTATCAGGTTATTGGTGAAATTACTGATTCCAAAAAGGTTGAAATTACATTAAGTGATTCTACAGTTAAAGAAATTACATCCAGAGGATATGATCATTATGTTAGTTAG
- a CDS encoding Ig-like domain-containing protein — protein sequence MKFKKTFLILLFALTIFSISAVSAEDVDSNNTYEVSLDSAEILMSGEITEMPVKDTPVEQTGIISENMTKHYGDDAPFCANFTDKNGTPLANETVTFTINNVSYNKTTDSDGVAKLNITLESGKYIIATYNPSTNKTAINTINILSGIEGKDITKFCRNGTHYIAKLYDKTGKALVNQTVRFNIHGVFYNRTTDENGRVILNISLDPGKYVITVYNLVTGEQAANNVTVLSRMTMVDLVQKSKDMIIYVRDHHSVGCLVTVLDDLGKPLANQNVTLNVNGIIQNKTTGGNGTVEVWFALKEYKEYNICTATSGNFFVSQKLLTNRAFITGDDSKYQPSAVNAGKI from the coding sequence ATGAAATTTAAAAAAACATTTTTAATTTTATTATTCGCATTAACTATCTTTTCAATTTCTGCTGTAAGTGCTGAAGATGTTGATTCCAATAATACTTATGAAGTATCTTTAGATTCAGCCGAAATTTTAATGTCTGGAGAAATAACTGAAATGCCAGTTAAAGACACTCCAGTAGAACAAACAGGTATTATTTCAGAGAATATGACTAAACATTATGGAGATGATGCTCCGTTTTGTGCTAATTTCACTGATAAAAACGGCACTCCATTAGCTAATGAAACTGTAACTTTCACAATTAATAATGTAAGTTATAATAAAACTACAGATTCTGATGGTGTTGCTAAATTAAATATTACTTTAGAGTCTGGAAAATATATTATAGCTACTTACAATCCGTCTACTAATAAAACAGCAATCAACACTATAAATATTTTATCAGGTATTGAAGGTAAGGATATTACTAAATTCTGTAGAAATGGAACTCACTACATTGCTAAATTATACGATAAAACAGGTAAAGCATTAGTTAATCAAACAGTTCGTTTTAATATTCATGGAGTATTTTACAACAGAACTACTGATGAAAATGGAAGAGTTATATTAAATATTAGTCTGGATCCAGGCAAATATGTTATAACTGTTTATAATTTAGTCACTGGTGAACAGGCAGCAAATAATGTTACTGTATTATCAAGAATGACAATGGTTGATTTAGTTCAAAAATCTAAAGACATGATAATATATGTAAGGGATCATCACAGTGTCGGATGTTTGGTTACTGTTCTTGATGATTTGGGAAAACCTTTAGCTAATCAGAATGTAACATTAAATGTTAACGGAATAATTCAAAATAAAACCACAGGCGGAAACGGAACAGTTGAAGTATGGTTTGCTTTAAAAGAGTATAAAGAATATAATATTTGTACTGCAACTTCTGGAAACTTTTTTGTTTCACAAAAGCTTTTAACAAATAGGGCTTTTATTACAGGAGATGATTCAAAATATCAGCCATCTGCTGTGAATGCGGGTAAAATATAA